The genomic stretch TAAGTTTACACCAATAACTTCTCCCATTTGCCAAGCTAGCTGTGCAGTTGGTGGGTAAGGACGTCCTTCAGGTCCCATTACAACCGCGCTGTCACCAGCTACGAAAATGTCTTCGTGAGAAGTAGATTGTAAGAATTCGTTTACAAGAGCACGGCCACGGTTTACTTCGATACCAGAGTTAGCAACTACTGAATTACCTTGAACTCCGCCAGTCCATACCATTGTTTTTGTTTCAATTTTGCTACCGTCTTTAAGCTCAACTGTTGTAGCATCCATTTTTGTAACAGGAGTTCCTGTTACAAACGTTACGCCACGTTTCTCTAAGCTTGTTTGAGCGCGCTCTACTAGCTCAGTTGGGAAGCCAGGAAGAACAGTTGGAGCAGCTTCTACACAGTATAGAGAAACATCTTTTGGATCAATACCGTGTTTTAGACAAAGGCTTGGCATAAGGTCAGCATATTCACCTACAAGCTCGATACCTGTTAAACCGCCGCCGCCGACAACGATTGTTCCGTCAGCTTTGTTTTTTGTTTTGCTAAATTCAACAATGCGCTCTTCTACGTGTGCACGTAGGCGATTTGCATCGTTTACTGATTTCAATACAAAGCTGTTTTCTTCTAGTCCTGGGATACCGAAGTAAGCAGTTTCGCTACCTAATGCAGTTACTAAGTAATCGTAGCTTAATTTTGTTCCGTCTTCTAATGCTACTTCACGTTGGTCTGGTGAAATTTCTTTTACAGTAGCAATCTTTAATTCTACATCTTTACCTTTTAGTAACTTTTCTAATGGAAGAGCTACTGCTTGTTCAGATAGTCCACCTACTGCTAAACGGTGCAGTTCAGTAATGATTTGGTGAGTAGAAAAACGGTTTACTACTGTAATTTTTGCTTCAGATGCACTTAAGTGTTGACGAGCTGTTAGGGCTGTTAATAGACCACCATAGCCGCCACCTAGAATTAGAATATGTTTTGACATAGTAGATCGATCCTCCGTTCGTGCTTTATAAAATGATAAGTTTTTATTATTTTTGTTTTTCGCCTGTTACTTCTAAGTAAGCTTGCGCAAAGCGGAATAGCTTTTGAACTTGTGGATCTTTGAGCATGCGTAATAAACCAAATAAACCGATAGTTGTTGATTGGTTAGC from Bacillus sp. 1780r2a1 encodes the following:
- a CDS encoding NAD(P)/FAD-dependent oxidoreductase, which translates into the protein MSKHILILGGGYGGLLTALTARQHLSASEAKITVVNRFSTHQIITELHRLAVGGLSEQAVALPLEKLLKGKDVELKIATVKEISPDQREVALEDGTKLSYDYLVTALGSETAYFGIPGLEENSFVLKSVNDANRLRAHVEERIVEFSKTKNKADGTIVVGGGGLTGIELVGEYADLMPSLCLKHGIDPKDVSLYCVEAAPTVLPGFPTELVERAQTSLEKRGVTFVTGTPVTKMDATTVELKDGSKIETKTMVWTGGVQGNSVVANSGIEVNRGRALVNEFLQSTSHEDIFVAGDSAVVMGPEGRPYPPTAQLAWQMGEVIGVNLAVAIKGGAMHGFSPVFSGTLGSLGRKDAIGTIGGNKTQLKGLPASLMKEASNVRYLSHIKGLFALAY